One Danio aesculapii chromosome 13, fDanAes4.1, whole genome shotgun sequence DNA window includes the following coding sequences:
- the got1 gene encoding aspartate aminotransferase, cytoplasmic, with protein MSIFGEVPQAAPVAVFKLTADFREDQDQKKVNLGVGAYRTDECQPWVLPVVRKVEKMIADDHSLNHEYLPILGLPEFRSSASKIALGEDSPAIRENRVGAVQCLGGTGALKIGAEFLRRWYNGTDNTKTPVYVSAPTWENHNAVFSNAGFEDIRPYKYWDPVKRGLDLAGFLGDMESAPDHSIFVLHACAHNPTGTDPTQDQWKQIAEVMKRKNLFAFFDSAYQGFASGDLEKDAWAVRYFVSQGFELFCAQSFSKNFGLYNERVGNLTVVAKDQDNVNRVLSQMEKIVRITWSNPPSQGARLVAITLNTPELFAEWKANVKTMADRVLLMRAQLKEKLKALGTPGTWEHITEQIGMFSFTGLNPKQVEYMIKEKHIYLMASGRINMCGLTSKNIDYVAESIHEAVTKVQ; from the exons CCTACAGGACAGATGAATGTCAGCCCTGGGTTCTCCCTGTGGTGAGGAAAGTGGAGAAGATGATCGCTGATGACCACAGTTTGAACCACGAGTACCTGCCCATCCTAGGCCTGCCAGAGTTTCGTTCCAGCGCATCTAAGATCGCTCTGGGTGAAGACAGTCCTGCTATCAGGGAGAACCGG GTAGGAGCTGTGCAGTGTTTAGGAGGTACCGGTGCTCTAAAGATCGGAGCTGAATTTCTTCGCCGCTGGTACAATGGAACTGACAACACAAAAACTCCAGTTTATGTGTCTGCACCAACATGGG AGAACCACAATGCTGTTTTCTCTAATGCTGGATTTGAGGACATCCGTCCATACAAATACTGGGACCCAGTGAAGCGTGGACTCGATCTGGCTGGTTTTCTGGGTGACATGGAG AGTGCACCAGATCACTCCATCTTCGTTCTGCATGCCTGCGCGCACAACCCCACCGGCACAGACCCCACCCAGGACCAGTGGAAGCAGATCGCAGAGGTCATGAAG CGGAAGAATCTGTTTGCCTTCTTTGATTCAGCCTATCAGGGCTTCGCCTCAGGAGATCTAGAGAAGGACGCCTGGGCCGTGCGTTACTTTGTTTCACAGGGTTTTGAATTGTTCTGTGCTCAGTCTTTCTCCAAGAACTTCGGTCTGTACA ATGAGAGAGTGGGGAACTTGACTGTTGTAGCCAAAGATCAAGACAATGTGAATCGTGTGCTGTCTCAGATGGAGAAGATCGTGAGAATCACCTGGTCAAACCCTCCGTCACAGGGAGCTCGTCTGGTCGCCATCACACTAAACACCCCGGAACTCTTTGCTGAATG GAAGGCCAATGTGAAGACTATGGCAGACAGAGTCCTGCTGATGCGAGCTCAGCTGAAGGAGAAACTGAAGGCTCTGGGAACTCCAGGAACATGGGAGCACATCACTGAACAGATCGGCATGTTCAGCTTCACAGGACTCAACC CTAAGCAGGTGGAGTACATGATAAAAGAAAAGCACATTTATCTAATGGCGAGTGGCCGCATCAACATGTGCGGTCTCACCTCCAAGAACATCGACTATGTGGCCGAGTCCATTCATGAGGCTGTCACTAAAGTCCAGTAA